One window from the genome of Thalassospira xiamenensis M-5 = DSM 17429 encodes:
- the rimM gene encoding ribosome maturation factor RimM (Essential for efficient processing of 16S rRNA), protein MADTRKSKTDDAFVCVGMITAPHGVRGAVRVKSYTVDPDNLVGYGPLFDAKGQAKFKLSPVGHVRDQLIAKIDGVNDRDAAERLRGTKLYVPRTALPETEDEDEFYLADLVGLKAHHVDGSLFGTVRGVADFGAGDVIEIALEEVRGKVVVLPFTKEVVPDVVLSERKLVVNPPEGLLQEEEGPGNRTRRPGSSRRDSQADRDSDAVTADAVGAETATGSGKEA, encoded by the coding sequence ATGGCTGATACCCGCAAATCCAAAACCGACGATGCATTTGTCTGCGTCGGCATGATCACCGCCCCGCACGGGGTGCGTGGTGCCGTGCGCGTCAAAAGCTATACCGTCGATCCGGATAACCTTGTCGGTTACGGCCCGTTGTTCGACGCCAAGGGACAAGCGAAATTCAAACTGTCTCCTGTCGGACATGTTCGCGACCAGCTGATCGCCAAGATCGATGGTGTGAACGACCGGGACGCCGCCGAACGGCTGCGGGGAACCAAGCTTTACGTACCGCGGACGGCCCTGCCGGAAACGGAAGACGAAGACGAATTCTATCTTGCCGATCTTGTCGGCCTGAAAGCCCATCATGTTGATGGTTCGCTGTTCGGGACCGTACGGGGTGTGGCCGATTTTGGCGCGGGCGATGTGATCGAAATCGCGCTGGAAGAAGTCCGTGGCAAAGTCGTCGTCCTGCCGTTTACCAAGGAAGTCGTGCCCGATGTGGTGCTTTCGGAACGCAAGCTGGTGGTAAATCCGCCCGAGGGGCTTTTGCAGGAAGAAGAAGGACCGGGAAATCGTACCCGCCGTCCGGGCAGCTCCCGCAGGGACTCTCAGGCCGACCGCGATTCTGATGCCGTCACTGCCGATGCAGTAGGCGCAGAAACTGCGACCGGCAGCGGAAAGGAGGCCTGA
- the rpsP gene encoding 30S ribosomal protein S16 — MAVKIRLSRGGAKKRPYYRIVVADARAPRDGSFIEKVGTYDPMLPKDADNRVTFKEERIKYWLGVGAQPTDRVARFLGKAGLADAFKPTEQPQKSAPKAKAQERLREKAEKAEAAAAAAAEAAAAPAEEAASEE, encoded by the coding sequence ATGGCTGTCAAGATTCGTCTTTCCCGTGGCGGTGCCAAAAAGCGTCCGTACTACCGTATCGTAGTTGCAGATGCCCGTGCCCCGCGTGACGGCAGCTTCATCGAGAAAGTCGGTACCTATGATCCGATGCTCCCGAAGGATGCTGACAACCGCGTGACCTTCAAAGAAGAGCGCATCAAATATTGGCTGGGCGTTGGCGCACAGCCGACCGATCGTGTTGCACGTTTCCTGGGCAAAGCTGGCCTGGCTGACGCGTTCAAACCGACCGAACAGCCCCAGAAGTCGGCTCCGAAAGCGAAAGCCCAGGAACGTCTTCGTGAGAAAGCTGAAAAAGCCGAAGCCGCTGCTGCTGCAGCTGCCGAAGCTGCTGCGGCTCCTGCTGAAGAAGCTGCCAGCGAAGAATAA
- the ffh gene encoding signal recognition particle protein, giving the protein MFEGLSDRLGGVLDKLRRRGALKESDVKEAMREVRVALLEADVALPVVKSFITNATERAVGQDVLRSVTPGQMVVKIVHDELKNMLGEGEDINLAATPPVPILMVGLQGSGKTTSSAKIALHLTKKRNKKVLLASLDIYRPAAQQQLKILADNNDLNVLPIIMGEKPVSIAKRAMDMGRKEGYDAVILDTAGRLHIDMELMSEVAQVRDAVNPAETLLVTDAMTGQDSVNVAKEFADKVGITGIVLTRIDGDARGGAALSMRQITGCPIKMLGTGEKIDEMEAFHPDRIANRILGMGDVVSLVEKAAETIKQEDAEKMAKKLAKGQFDLNDLLSQLKQLQKMGDLSGIMGMLPGMGALKKQMSQTKLDPKLLTHQEAIILSMTPKERENPALIKASRKKRIAAGCGLSVQDVNKLLKQYQTMSTMIKKMGKMGKKGLFGGMPKMDPSMLEGGDMPDMSKLPKGFPGAGGGLPPGFPGLGGGGLPPGFPGFGKKK; this is encoded by the coding sequence ATGTTTGAAGGACTAAGCGATCGCCTTGGCGGGGTTCTTGATAAGCTGCGCAGACGTGGCGCGCTGAAAGAATCCGACGTCAAGGAAGCCATGCGCGAAGTACGCGTCGCCCTGCTTGAGGCTGACGTGGCGCTGCCGGTCGTCAAATCATTCATCACCAATGCAACCGAGCGTGCGGTTGGTCAGGACGTTCTGCGTTCGGTCACACCGGGTCAGATGGTCGTCAAGATCGTTCATGACGAACTGAAAAACATGCTGGGTGAAGGCGAGGATATCAACCTTGCGGCCACCCCGCCGGTTCCGATCCTGATGGTCGGTTTGCAGGGTTCAGGTAAAACCACGAGCTCGGCCAAGATCGCGCTGCATCTGACCAAAAAGCGCAACAAGAAAGTCCTGCTGGCGTCGCTTGATATCTATCGCCCGGCCGCCCAGCAGCAGTTGAAAATTCTGGCCGACAATAACGACCTGAACGTTCTGCCGATCATTATGGGCGAAAAGCCGGTATCGATCGCAAAACGCGCAATGGATATGGGCCGCAAGGAAGGCTATGACGCCGTCATCCTCGATACCGCAGGGCGCCTGCATATCGATATGGAACTGATGAGCGAAGTCGCCCAGGTCCGTGACGCGGTCAACCCGGCCGAGACCCTTCTGGTCACCGATGCGATGACCGGTCAGGACTCGGTCAATGTGGCCAAGGAATTCGCCGACAAGGTCGGCATCACCGGTATCGTTCTGACCCGTATCGACGGTGATGCACGTGGTGGTGCGGCCCTGTCGATGCGCCAGATCACCGGTTGCCCGATCAAGATGCTCGGTACCGGTGAGAAAATCGACGAGATGGAAGCCTTCCATCCGGATCGTATCGCCAACCGCATCCTCGGGATGGGCGATGTCGTCAGTCTTGTCGAAAAGGCTGCCGAAACGATCAAGCAGGAAGACGCCGAGAAAATGGCGAAGAAGCTCGCAAAGGGTCAGTTTGACCTGAACGATCTTCTTTCCCAGCTCAAGCAGCTTCAGAAAATGGGTGATCTTTCCGGCATCATGGGGATGCTGCCGGGCATGGGCGCGCTGAAAAAACAGATGTCGCAGACCAAGCTTGATCCCAAACTTCTGACCCATCAGGAGGCGATCATCCTGTCGATGACGCCCAAGGAACGAGAAAACCCGGCCCTGATCAAGGCATCGCGCAAAAAGCGTATTGCCGCAGGTTGCGGTCTTTCGGTTCAGGATGTGAACAAGCTGCTCAAACAGTATCAGACCATGTCCACCATGATCAAAAAGATGGGCAAGATGGGCAAAAAGGGACTGTTTGGCGGTATGCCGAAAATGGATCCCTCGATGCTCGAAGGCGGCGACATGCCCGATATGAGCAAGTTGCCAAAAGGATTTCCCGGTGCCGGGGGCGGATTACCGCCCGGGTTCCCGGGATTGGGCGGCGGCGGTTTGCCGCCGGGATTTCCGGGGTTCGGTAAAAAGAAATAG
- the panC gene encoding pantoate--beta-alanine ligase, translating to MTLKTVHSVAELRAVVAGWRARGLRVALVPTMGALHAGHISLTDHVRNHADRVIVSIFVNPTQFGPNEDFGAYPRTLPDDQKMLDAAGVELCFAPSVEEMYPEGFATRVSVDGSFTNVLCGASRPGHFDGVAQIVTKLLLQALPDCAIFGQKDYQQLMVIRRFSTDLNIPVEIIGAPILREDDGLAMSSRNRYLTPEERAIAPTLDRVLGEITTAAATGAEIAPLLSKGREDILNAGFKSIDYLEIRDADTLERVEDRVRKRSRVFVAAHLGKARLIDNHAIDPINITG from the coding sequence ATGACGCTTAAAACCGTTCACAGCGTTGCAGAACTGCGCGCGGTTGTTGCCGGGTGGCGCGCGCGAGGATTGCGTGTGGCACTGGTCCCGACGATGGGTGCTCTTCATGCCGGTCATATCAGCCTGACCGATCATGTCCGCAATCACGCCGACCGCGTCATTGTCAGCATCTTCGTCAATCCGACGCAGTTCGGCCCGAACGAGGATTTCGGTGCCTATCCCCGTACATTGCCAGACGATCAGAAAATGCTCGATGCCGCCGGGGTGGAGCTGTGCTTTGCCCCCTCGGTCGAAGAAATGTATCCCGAAGGCTTTGCCACTCGTGTCAGCGTCGATGGATCATTTACCAACGTCCTGTGCGGTGCTTCCCGCCCCGGCCATTTCGACGGCGTTGCCCAGATCGTCACCAAACTTCTGCTGCAAGCCCTGCCCGATTGCGCGATATTCGGCCAGAAAGACTATCAGCAGCTGATGGTCATCCGTCGTTTCTCCACCGACCTGAACATCCCGGTCGAAATTATCGGCGCACCGATCCTGCGCGAAGATGACGGGCTGGCGATGTCATCGCGCAACCGCTATCTGACACCGGAAGAACGCGCGATTGCCCCGACACTTGACCGGGTTTTGGGCGAAATCACCACAGCCGCGGCAACAGGAGCGGAAATCGCCCCGCTTCTGTCCAAGGGACGCGAAGATATTCTGAACGCCGGTTTCAAATCGATTGACTACCTTGAAATCCGCGACGCAGATACGCTTGAACGGGTCGAAGATCGGGTGCGCAAACGTAGCCGCGTCTTTGTCGCCGCCCATCTTGGCAAAGCCCGCCTGATCGACAATCACGCCATCGACCCGATCAACATCACGGGTTAA
- the panB gene encoding 3-methyl-2-oxobutanoate hydroxymethyltransferase, giving the protein MSATTRKQGRITVPAIRARKGAEPIVCLTAYTTPMAQRLDPHCDLLLVGDSLGMVVYGMESTLAVTVDMMINHGKAVMRGSSNACVIVDLPFGSYQESKEQAFRTASRILAETGCAGVKLEGGAELADTVEFLSQRGIPVMAHIGLMPQQVNTMGGFKSQGRGEEAAAKVIADAKAVAKAGAFSVVVEGTVEAVARLITTEIDIPTIGIGASVACDGQVLVTEDILGLFSDFTPKFVKRYADLGDQVSKAVESYATEVRNRQFPTDDHCFGVTKPGKLRAVK; this is encoded by the coding sequence ATGAGTGCCACCACCAGAAAACAGGGCCGCATCACGGTTCCTGCCATTCGCGCCCGCAAGGGTGCAGAACCGATTGTCTGCCTGACGGCCTATACCACGCCGATGGCGCAACGCCTTGACCCGCATTGCGATCTTCTTCTGGTCGGGGATTCACTGGGCATGGTTGTTTACGGCATGGAAAGCACGCTTGCCGTCACCGTCGACATGATGATCAACCACGGCAAGGCCGTCATGCGCGGCAGCTCCAACGCCTGCGTGATCGTCGATCTGCCGTTTGGCAGCTATCAGGAATCCAAAGAACAGGCTTTTCGCACGGCATCGCGCATTCTTGCCGAAACCGGATGCGCGGGGGTGAAACTCGAAGGTGGCGCCGAACTGGCTGACACCGTCGAATTCCTCAGCCAGCGCGGCATTCCCGTCATGGCCCATATCGGCCTGATGCCCCAGCAGGTCAACACCATGGGCGGCTTCAAAAGCCAGGGTCGCGGCGAAGAAGCTGCTGCCAAGGTGATTGCCGATGCCAAGGCCGTCGCCAAAGCCGGTGCATTTTCAGTGGTTGTCGAAGGCACGGTCGAGGCCGTTGCACGGCTTATCACCACGGAAATCGACATTCCGACGATTGGCATCGGTGCATCTGTTGCCTGCGACGGGCAGGTGCTGGTGACCGAGGATATCCTTGGGCTGTTTTCCGATTTCACCCCGAAATTCGTCAAACGCTATGCCGATCTGGGCGATCAGGTCTCCAAAGCGGTTGAAAGCTATGCCACCGAAGTCCGGAACCGTCAGTTCCCGACCGACGATCATTGCTTTGGCGTGACCAAACCCGGCAAATTGCGCGCCGTAAAATAA
- a CDS encoding cyclic nucleotide-binding domain-containing protein: MSVRSQLCEACGIKDLTFCSSLQGTEHDRLRQMLTHVQFDPHSTIFHEAEDADYVFNVTSGSVKLYKLLGDGRRQITGFLFPGDFLGLALNTTYSYTAEAIEPVTACRFPREKLEKLFDEFPRLEKRMLGMAVDELAAAQDQMLLLGRKTAKEKVASFLLMLARRQEHRGEESDTIQVPMSRSDIADYLGLTIETVSRTLTQLRKEATITLKDNRHIEAVGIDMLEDLAEGL; this comes from the coding sequence ATGTCTGTCCGTTCCCAGCTTTGTGAGGCCTGCGGAATCAAGGACCTGACCTTCTGCTCTTCTTTGCAGGGCACGGAGCATGATCGTTTGCGCCAGATGCTGACCCATGTTCAGTTCGATCCGCACAGCACGATTTTCCACGAAGCCGAAGATGCCGATTACGTGTTTAACGTCACGTCGGGTTCGGTAAAACTATACAAACTTCTGGGCGACGGCCGCCGCCAGATCACCGGTTTCCTGTTCCCTGGTGATTTCCTTGGTCTGGCTCTGAACACCACATACAGCTACACCGCCGAGGCAATCGAGCCGGTAACCGCCTGCCGTTTCCCGCGCGAAAAGCTTGAAAAGCTGTTTGACGAATTCCCGCGTCTTGAAAAACGCATGCTGGGCATGGCGGTTGACGAACTTGCCGCCGCACAGGATCAGATGCTGCTGCTGGGTCGCAAGACCGCCAAGGAAAAGGTTGCGTCCTTCCTTTTGATGCTGGCCCGCCGTCAGGAACATCGCGGCGAGGAAAGCGACACGATCCAGGTCCCGATGAGCCGCTCGGACATCGCCGATTACCTTGGCCTGACCATCGAAACGGTTTCACGCACCCTGACGCAGCTGCGCAAGGAAGCAACGATCACGCTTAAGGATAATCGCCATATCGAAGCCGTCGGCATTGATATGCTTGAAGATCTTGCCGAAGGTTTGTGA
- the ccoS gene encoding cbb3-type cytochrome oxidase assembly protein CcoS — MSNLLLLIPIALFLGLLGLAAFLWSLKSGQFDDMEGAANRILFDDDEQQPQDSHTKNNGDKR; from the coding sequence ATGAGCAACCTATTACTTCTGATACCAATCGCCCTGTTTCTGGGGCTTCTCGGATTGGCAGCATTTCTGTGGTCGCTTAAATCGGGGCAGTTCGATGACATGGAAGGAGCCGCCAATCGCATCCTTTTTGATGACGATGAACAGCAACCGCAGGACAGCCATACGAAAAACAACGGAGACAAACGTTAG
- a CDS encoding heavy metal translocating P-type ATPase: MSPVGPDFCCRGCAGAFELLGDLGLKSYYSRRSIDPKARPLRPDSDEIAAVNFTDLVSTDDEGVHHLNLMVDGIHCAACVWLIETLLQKNPSVLHARVNMTTRRLRLTWNGDIADVDELVKPVLQMGYRLIPFDPAALEQATQARNSELLRCLAVAGFAAGNVMLLSVSVWAGYFQGMGGATRDLFHWISALIALPAAVYAGMPFYRSAWGAIRNRRVNMDVPISLGVILALGMSLAETMRGGPHAYFDSAITLLFFLLVGRYLDSRARGQARSAAEHLLSLNARSVTVLADDGTRRLIAPDKAKPGMIVLVAAGERIGIDGEILDGQSDIDTSLITGESIPNTAKPGTTVFAGTTNISAPLRIRVTATGQTTLLAEIVRLMENAEQGRARYVALADRVAKSYAPVVHLLSGTTFLGWWLIGGIGWQDALMNAIAVLIITCPCALALAVPVVQVIATGRLLRAGILVKSATALERLTRIRGVIFDKTGTLTTGKPELISNPDDDTALELAASIAANSTHPLSRALVRAAGNVTPIANVSEHPGQGLSAELPGGTVRLGSRAFCGIAENADLSSHIAGPEMWLQEPGRAATRFVFRDAPRHDAEQVIETLSSRGFDISLLSGDRAVTVARLAETLGIRDWKAQLSPADKANEIARRAENGKCDLMVGDGINDAPALAAAYASMSPASAAEISQNVADIVFQGDRLSAVIEAIDVARKSDRLVRQNFTLSFAYNLITIPLAVSGMVTPLIAAIAMSSSSLIVIANALRLRSGTDKQRAEDPSALPVHAQEAGAPSV, translated from the coding sequence ATGTCACCGGTCGGGCCTGATTTTTGCTGTCGGGGATGTGCAGGTGCGTTTGAACTTCTGGGCGATCTGGGTCTTAAATCCTATTACAGCCGCCGAAGCATCGATCCCAAAGCCCGGCCATTGCGCCCTGATAGCGATGAAATCGCTGCGGTTAATTTCACCGATCTTGTCAGCACTGACGACGAAGGCGTTCATCATCTTAACCTGATGGTGGATGGCATACATTGTGCGGCCTGTGTCTGGCTGATCGAAACCCTGCTGCAAAAAAATCCGTCTGTCCTGCATGCGCGCGTCAATATGACTACCCGCCGGTTACGGCTGACATGGAACGGTGACATTGCCGATGTGGATGAACTGGTTAAACCGGTTCTGCAGATGGGATACCGGCTGATCCCGTTCGATCCCGCAGCGCTAGAACAGGCAACACAGGCCCGCAACAGCGAATTGCTGCGCTGTCTGGCGGTTGCCGGATTTGCCGCGGGCAACGTCATGCTGCTGTCGGTTTCTGTCTGGGCCGGATATTTTCAGGGAATGGGCGGGGCAACCCGCGATCTTTTCCATTGGATATCGGCCCTGATTGCCCTTCCGGCAGCCGTCTATGCCGGAATGCCGTTTTACCGGTCCGCATGGGGTGCGATCCGCAATCGCCGGGTCAATATGGATGTGCCGATCAGCCTGGGGGTCATTCTTGCCCTTGGCATGAGTCTGGCCGAAACCATGCGCGGCGGCCCCCATGCCTATTTCGATTCTGCCATAACGCTTTTGTTTTTCCTGCTGGTTGGCCGATATCTTGACAGCCGCGCCCGTGGTCAGGCCCGATCAGCCGCCGAACATCTGCTATCGCTGAATGCGCGCTCGGTCACGGTTCTGGCTGACGATGGCACCCGCCGACTGATCGCACCGGACAAGGCCAAACCGGGCATGATCGTTCTGGTGGCAGCGGGGGAGCGGATCGGCATTGATGGTGAAATCCTTGATGGTCAATCGGATATCGATACCAGCCTGATAACGGGGGAAAGCATCCCGAACACCGCCAAACCAGGCACAACCGTTTTCGCCGGAACAACCAATATATCGGCCCCGTTGCGCATCCGCGTTACTGCGACCGGTCAAACAACGCTTCTGGCTGAAATTGTCCGGTTGATGGAAAACGCCGAACAGGGACGCGCCCGATATGTCGCCCTTGCCGACCGTGTCGCCAAATCCTATGCCCCGGTGGTCCACCTTCTTTCGGGCACGACATTTCTCGGCTGGTGGCTGATTGGCGGGATTGGCTGGCAGGATGCCCTGATGAATGCGATTGCCGTTCTGATCATCACCTGCCCCTGTGCCCTTGCCCTTGCCGTGCCGGTTGTTCAGGTGATTGCGACCGGGCGGCTGTTGCGCGCTGGTATCTTGGTCAAATCAGCCACGGCCCTTGAAAGACTGACCCGTATTCGCGGTGTCATTTTTGATAAGACCGGCACATTGACCACCGGCAAGCCCGAATTGATCTCCAATCCGGACGATGACACTGCGCTTGAACTGGCCGCATCCATCGCGGCCAATAGCACACACCCACTGTCGCGTGCCCTTGTACGGGCTGCCGGAAATGTAACGCCAATCGCCAATGTTTCGGAACATCCCGGCCAGGGACTCTCAGCAGAATTGCCCGGCGGCACGGTCCGATTGGGCAGCCGGGCATTTTGCGGTATTGCAGAAAATGCCGACCTGTCCAGCCACATTGCAGGCCCCGAAATGTGGTTGCAGGAACCGGGCCGGGCCGCAACCCGTTTTGTTTTCCGCGATGCCCCGCGTCATGATGCCGAACAGGTCATCGAAACCCTGTCTTCGCGTGGTTTTGACATATCGCTGCTATCGGGGGACCGGGCCGTGACGGTTGCTCGACTTGCCGAAACACTGGGCATTCGCGATTGGAAGGCGCAGCTTTCACCGGCGGACAAGGCAAACGAAATCGCCCGTCGCGCCGAAAATGGCAAATGTGACCTGATGGTCGGTGACGGCATTAATGATGCGCCGGCCCTTGCCGCCGCTTATGCATCCATGTCACCGGCAAGTGCAGCCGAAATCAGCCAGAATGTCGCCGATATCGTGTTTCAGGGCGACCGCCTTTCGGCCGTGATCGAGGCCATCGACGTTGCCAGGAAATCCGACCGGCTTGTCCGACAGAATTTCACCCTGTCATTTGCCTATAACCTGATCACGATTCCATTGGCAGTATCGGGCATGGTCACACCACTGATTGCCGCCATTGCGATGTCTTCATCCTCTTTGATTGTGATTGCCAACGCATTGCGCCTGAGATCTGGAACAGACAAACAGCGGGCCGAAGATCCTTCCGCCCTCCCCGTACATGCCCAAGAGGCAGGAGCGCCGTCAGTATGA
- a CDS encoding FixH family protein, protein MTTQTTTSPSSVAGPRKSDRLIPWYFVGGFAIMLIANISLITFSMTSWNGLVTKHAFEEGNNYNAAMSGAQRQAELGWRSKLSVEGLINQSATVTVLFRDRDSQPISGAKMEIVLRRSDRDDLDQTVRMAEIAPGEYRASAAFPVYGRWEIRTIAHALGDDYQTVETVVVKP, encoded by the coding sequence ATGACGACCCAGACCACAACCTCACCATCCTCTGTTGCGGGTCCGCGCAAATCGGATCGCCTGATCCCGTGGTACTTTGTTGGCGGTTTCGCGATCATGCTGATCGCCAACATCTCGCTGATCACGTTTTCAATGACAAGCTGGAACGGGCTTGTCACCAAACACGCCTTCGAAGAAGGCAACAATTATAACGCCGCAATGTCGGGCGCGCAGCGTCAGGCCGAATTGGGATGGCGCAGCAAACTGTCGGTCGAGGGTCTGATCAATCAGTCTGCGACGGTTACTGTCCTGTTCCGGGATCGCGATTCCCAACCGATCAGCGGTGCCAAAATGGAAATCGTTTTGCGGCGTTCGGACCGTGACGATCTTGACCAGACCGTGCGAATGGCGGAAATCGCGCCCGGGGAATATCGGGCAAGTGCCGCGTTCCCGGTTTATGGCCGTTGGGAAATCCGGACCATTGCACACGCCCTTGGTGATGATTATCAGACTGTCGAGACCGTTGTCGTAAAACCATGA
- the ccoG gene encoding cytochrome c oxidase accessory protein CcoG, translating to MAMPHLQQPDPAHPIPQNDTLPEDDRDQPLYKTRDKVYPKRVSGRFRNLKWFALVALLAIYWIVPWLRWDRGPSAPDQAVLIDMDLGRAYFFFIEIWPQEVYYITGLLILAAIGLFLATSLFGRIWCGYGCPQTVWTDLFMLVERHIQGDRNARMRLDKSPWTFEKVWKIGATHLSWLVIAAATGGAFVLYFHDAPTVMADIFTGDASLGVYVTIAFLTFSTYLLAGWAREQVCTYMCPWPRFQSAMLDDESMIVTYEGWRGEPRGPIKRKNLVRGEVPEVGHCIDCYACFNVCPTGIDIRDGLQMECIGCGLCIDACNEMMDKVGFPRDLVRFDSVQNSQLRAHGKATKIRIVRPRTIFYSIIVMLVAGVMAFGLFNRTTLEVNVLRDRNPIFVRLSDGDVRNGYTLKVLNKEQAAKTYILTIEGLVATDFQVIGLTPNQDGTFSLDVAPDRVGSFRVFVAADPEVLDGEATPFEFSVTDPKDNIRETYDTVFAGPK from the coding sequence ATGGCCATGCCCCATTTGCAACAGCCCGATCCCGCACATCCGATCCCGCAAAACGATACACTGCCGGAAGATGACCGCGACCAGCCACTTTATAAAACCCGCGACAAGGTCTATCCGAAACGGGTCTCGGGCCGTTTCCGTAACCTGAAATGGTTTGCACTGGTCGCTCTGCTTGCCATTTACTGGATTGTTCCCTGGCTGCGCTGGGACCGCGGACCTTCGGCACCGGATCAGGCCGTGCTGATCGACATGGATCTTGGCCGCGCCTATTTCTTCTTTATCGAGATCTGGCCGCAGGAAGTCTATTACATCACCGGCCTTCTGATCCTTGCCGCGATCGGTCTGTTTCTGGCAACGTCGCTGTTTGGCCGTATCTGGTGCGGTTATGGCTGTCCGCAAACGGTGTGGACCGATCTTTTCATGCTGGTCGAACGTCATATCCAGGGGGATCGCAATGCGCGCATGCGTCTGGACAAATCGCCCTGGACATTCGAAAAAGTCTGGAAAATCGGCGCGACCCATCTTTCATGGCTGGTGATTGCCGCGGCAACCGGCGGTGCGTTTGTGCTTTATTTCCACGATGCGCCGACGGTCATGGCCGATATCTTTACCGGCGATGCGTCACTGGGTGTTTATGTCACCATCGCGTTCCTGACTTTTTCGACCTATCTGCTGGCCGGGTGGGCGCGCGAACAGGTTTGCACCTATATGTGCCCGTGGCCGCGTTTCCAGTCGGCGATGCTTGATGACGAGTCGATGATCGTCACCTATGAAGGCTGGCGCGGCGAACCGCGTGGTCCGATCAAGCGCAAGAACCTTGTCCGCGGCGAAGTGCCGGAAGTCGGCCACTGCATTGATTGCTATGCCTGCTTTAACGTCTGTCCGACGGGGATCGATATCCGTGACGGATTGCAGATGGAATGCATCGGCTGTGGCCTGTGTATCGATGCGTGTAACGAAATGATGGACAAGGTCGGCTTCCCGCGTGATCTGGTCCGGTTTGATTCGGTGCAAAACAGCCAGTTGCGTGCGCATGGCAAGGCAACCAAAATCCGCATTGTCCGGCCGCGTACCATTTTCTATTCGATCATCGTGATGCTGGTCGCAGGCGTGATGGCCTTTGGCCTGTTCAATCGCACGACACTTGAAGTCAACGTTTTGCGGGATCGCAACCCGATATTCGTCCGACTGTCCGATGGTGATGTCCGAAATGGCTACACCTTAAAGGTCCTGAACAAAGAACAGGCTGCCAAAACCTATATCCTTACAATCGAAGGGCTTGTTGCCACCGATTTTCAGGTTATCGGTCTGACACCTAATCAGGATGGCACATTCAGCCTGGATGTTGCCCCGGACCGCGTTGGCAGTTTCCGTGTCTTTGTTGCGGCCGATCCAGAAGTACTGGACGGCGAAGCCACACCGTTCGAGTTCAGCGTGACCGATCCAAAGGACAATATTCGCGAAACTTATGATACCGTATTTGCCGGTCCGAAATAA
- the ccoP gene encoding cytochrome-c oxidase, cbb3-type subunit III, whose translation MSTHVEKDQVSGHETTGHEWDGIKELNTPLPSWWVYVFWATIVWSVGYWVVYPSWPTATSYLTGMFETTNRTQLHETMANVAAERAPYMERLAALDLDEIVNDSELLNFSMAGGKAVFAENCAPCHGTGGSGNPGFPSLQDDDWLWGGSLETINETLHVGIRWDANDDTRFNDMPAFGRDEILERDGINDVVQYVLSFNGRETDKAAAARGMEVFADNCASCHGEDAKGVQELGAPNLTDAIWLYGGDAAAITETVTNSRGGVMPAWGGRLDEETIKMLTVYVHSLGGGQ comes from the coding sequence ATGTCGACACATGTCGAAAAAGACCAGGTTTCGGGTCACGAAACCACCGGTCATGAATGGGATGGCATCAAAGAGCTGAATACACCGCTGCCGTCCTGGTGGGTCTATGTTTTCTGGGCCACAATCGTCTGGTCGGTCGGCTATTGGGTGGTTTATCCGTCCTGGCCGACGGCAACGAGCTACCTTACCGGTATGTTCGAAACCACCAACCGGACCCAACTGCATGAAACCATGGCCAATGTTGCCGCCGAACGCGCACCGTATATGGAGCGTCTGGCAGCACTGGATCTGGATGAAATCGTTAATGACAGCGAATTGCTGAACTTCTCGATGGCAGGTGGCAAGGCCGTGTTTGCAGAAAACTGCGCACCGTGTCATGGCACCGGCGGTTCGGGCAACCCGGGCTTCCCATCCCTTCAGGACGATGACTGGCTGTGGGGTGGTTCGCTTGAAACCATCAATGAAACGCTGCATGTCGGTATCCGCTGGGATGCCAATGATGATACGCGTTTCAACGATATGCCTGCCTTTGGTCGTGACGAGATACTGGAACGCGATGGCATCAATGATGTTGTTCAGTATGTCCTGTCCTTTAACGGACGCGAAACCGACAAGGCCGCGGCAGCCCGCGGCATGGAAGTCTTCGCTGATAACTGCGCATCCTGTCATGGCGAAGACGCCAAGGGTGTTCAGGAATTGGGGGCACCGAACCTGACGGATGCGATCTGGCTGTATGGTGGTGATGCCGCGGCCATTACCGAAACCGTGACCAATTCGCGTGGCGGCGTCATGCCGGCATGGGGTGGTCGTCTTGACGAAGAAACCATCAAGATGCTGACGGTTTATGTCCACTCGCTTGGTGGCGGTCAGTAA